A DNA window from Aspergillus nidulans FGSC A4 chromosome V contains the following coding sequences:
- the rpt4 gene encoding proteasome regulatory particle base subunit RPT4 (transcript_id=CADANIAT00003315): protein MNGAVDPEREQALEEYKRSLLDLREWEAKLKALRMGIKDLQREFDISEENIKALQSVGQIIGEVLKQLDEERFIVKASSGPRYVVGCRSKVDRSKLKQGTRVALDMTTLTIMRMLPREVDPLVYNMSLEDPGQINFAGIGGLNDQIRELREVIELPLKNPELFQRVGIKPPKGVLLYGPPGTGKTLLARAVASSMETNFLKVVSSAIVDKYIGESARLIREMFGYAKEHEPCIIFMDEIDAIGGRRFSEGTSADREIQRTLMELLNQLDGFDYLGKTKIIMATNRPDTLDPALLRAGRLDRKIEIPLPNEVGRLEILKIHSSTVQMEGDIDFESVVKMSDGLNGADLRNVVTEAGLFAIKDYRDAINQDDFNRAVRKVAEAKKLEGKLEYQKL from the exons ATGAACGGTGCTGTTGATCCCGAAAGGGAGCAGGCACTGGAGGAGTACAAGCGGAGCCTACTGGATCTCCGGGAATGGGAGGCTAAGCTCAAAGCGCTTCGTATGGGAATAAAGGACTTGCAAAGAGAGTTTGATATttcagaagaaaacatcaaAGCTCTGCAAAGTGTTGGTCAGATTATTGGAgaggtgctgaagcagctCGATGAGGAGCGAT TCATTGTCAAGGCTTCCTCTGGACCCAGATATGTCGTCGGCTGCCGTTCGAAAGTCGATAGATCGAAGTTGAAGCAGGGTACCCGTGTTGCCCTCGATATGACGACTCTTACCATAATGCGAATGCTGCCTAGGGAAGTTGACCCATTGGTATACAACATGTCGTTGGAAGACCCGGGACAGATCAACTTTGCTGGTATCGGCGGTCTGAATGACCAGATTCGTGAACTACGTGAAGTGATTGAGTTGCCGCTGAAGAACCCTGAGCTATTCCAGCGAGTGGGTATCAAGCCACCCAAGGGCGTACTGCTTTACGGACCTCCAGGTACCGGAAAGACGCTCTTGGCGCGTGCCGTCGCAAGTTCTATGGAGACCAACTTCTTGAAGG TTGTCTCATCCGCTATCGTTGACAAATACATCGGTGAGTCTGCACGGTTAATCAGAGAAATGTTCGGTTACGCCAAAGAACACGAACCTTGTATCATCTTCATGGACGAAATCGATGCTATAGGTGGCCGACGATTTTCGGAAGGTACCTCGGCGGACCGAGAAATTCAGCGAACGTTGATGGAGCTACTCAACCAGCTGGATGGTTTTGACTATCTTGGGAAGACAAAGATTATCATGGCTACAAATCGGCCGGACACACTTGACCCGGCTTTGCTGCGTGCGGGTCGTCTAGACCGGAAGATTGAGATTCCTTTGCCCAACGAGGTCGGCCGTCTTGAGATCCTGAAGATTCATTCCAGTACTGTGCAAATGGAGGGCGACATTGATTTTGAAAGTGTTGTGAAAATGAGCGATGGACTAAACGGTGCTGATCTCCGTAATGTTGTGACAGAAGC GGGTCTATTTGCTATCAAGGACTATCGAGATGCGATCAATCAGGACGACTTCAACAGGGCCGTCCGCAAGGTAGCAGAAGCGAAGAAACTGGAAGGCAAGCTCGAATACCAGAAGTTGTAG
- a CDS encoding protein hcr1 (transcript_id=CADANIAT00003317), which produces MPPSKWDEEEEEGVSPPPVAARRRFDDEEDGDVLDSWDAADDSEVEREKAAKAAEAKAKAEAEAAANKKSKAQRIAEHKTRRKAAEDEEDDESDEDEAEKRARLRRTEKDSDLKHAEDLFGDIDLNRNRGKNKTIVVHDASGDPTQAVDLSAMPLFKPATKEQFTTLSNTLVPLLTAQSKKPQYALWLPEFAKQLAKELPSGDIKKVASALTTLSNEKMKEERAADKGSKKTKAAKTKVSLVASRSDKIETTAYDDDGLDDDDFM; this is translated from the exons ATGCCGCCATCCAAGTGGG atgaagaagaggaagagggagttTCCCCTCCACCCGTTGCTGCTCGCCGTCGgtttgatgatgaagaggatggagat GTCCTTGACTCCTGGGACGCCGCCGACGACAGCGAAGTAGAGCGTGAGAAGGCCGCGAAGGCTgccgaagccaaagccaaagctgaagctgaagctgccgccaacaagaagagcaaagcacAGCGGATAGCAGAGCACAAAACACGCCGCAAAGCCgccgaggacgaagaggacgacgagagtgacgaggacgaggccgagaagcgcGCCCGCTTGCGCCGCACGGAAAAGGACTCCGACCTAAAGCACGCGGAGGATCTCTTTGGCGACATTGACCTTAACCGCAACCGgggcaagaacaagacaATTGTTGTGCATGACGCCTCGGGCGACCCGACGCAGGCTGTAGATCTTTCCGCGATGCCCCTGTTCAAGCCGGCGACCAAGGAGCAATTTACCACGTTGTCGAACACGCTTGTACCGCTTTTGACCgcgcagagcaagaagccgCAGTATGCACTCTGGCTGCCGGAGTTCGCCAAGCAGCTGGCCAAGGAATTGCCTAGTGGAGATATTAAGAAGGTGGCTAGTGCGTTGACGACGCTGAGCaatgagaagatgaaggaggagagggcaGCTGATaagggaagcaagaagaCTAAGGCGGCTAAGACAAAGGTGTCGCTAGTTGCGTCGAGGAGTGACAAAATTGAGACGACCgcttatgatgatgatggtttggatgacgatgattttATGtga
- a CDS encoding glycoside hydrolase family 47 protein (transcript_id=CADANIAT00003314): MSFPNTHGSPAYPTSRSPSEKYWQASRSPGANGLGGYGFSQSAGVTNNLNNFFSGDRTLPMYKDKPYFAPRRTGPRLRRRRVLQGIILLLGLFSLWYIVTGSSDTYRSPWTPDTVKGEELWRWVQRLDSEQPYDGTPLKGIDWAARREKVRDAFIVSWDGYEQYAWGFDEYHPVTKKGKQMIEGGMGWQIVDALDTLMIMNLTSRVQHARTWIHNSLQYDQDHDVSTFETTIRMLGGLLSAHYLSTEYSNLAPIPDDDVGSPGEDLYIEKATDLAERLLGAFESETGIPYASVNLNTSTGIPSHSDRGASSTAEATSVQLEFKYLAKLTGEAEYWRVVEKVMQVVDANQAPDGLLPIYIYPDTGTFRGANIRLGSRGDSYYEYLVKQYLQTSEEIYKDMWDEALVGIRKHLITFSKNAKLTVLGERQAGLDGPLTPKMDHLACFLPGTIALGATEGIPLSEAKKSAAWTRRKDEEILLAKELMKTCWATYLATRTGLAPEITYFDIDTPHVSELDRYPDSTLAAGNADKKPADKDLPLKSQALYPLADSNSDPNSWRRDIIIQPQDRHNLQRPETIESLFYMYRITGDETYRHWGWEMFKSFIKHTAVVERSSHYETESGDATAYRIVGFTSLSNVNSEPPMQRDNMESFWMAETLKYFYLLFSDRDFISLEENVFNTEAHPMPRFKPTGELSTGWVRSARVPKSVPV; this comes from the exons ATGTCTTTTCCAAATACTCACGGCAGTCCCGCATACCCTACCTCACGGTCCCCTTCAGAAAAATACTGGCAGGCCAGTCGCAGCCCGGGAGCCAACGGGCTAGGGGGTTACGGTTTCTCCCAATCAGCCGGTGTCACGAACAACCTCAACAATTTCTTCTCCGGTGACCGCACCCTGCCCATGTACAAGGACAAACCGTACTTTGCGCCGCGCCGAACTGGCCCTAGGCtcaggcggaggagggtTCTCCAAGGCATAATCCTTCTGCTTGGTCTTTTTAGTTTGTGGTATATTGTTACTGGGTCTAGTGATACCTACCGGTCTCCCTGGACTCCTGATACAGTTAAGGGGGAGGAGTTATGGAGGTGGGTGCAGCGCTTGGACTCAGAGCAGCCCTATGACGGTACTCCGCTGAAGGGCATTGACTGGGCAGCACGACGAGAGAAGGTCCGGGATGCTTTCATTGTCAGCTGGGATGGTTACGAGCAGTATGCCTGGG GCTTTGACGAGTATCATCCGGTCACCAAAAAGGGCAAACAGATGATCGAGGGTGGAATGGGCTGGCAGATTGTGGATGCACTGGACACGTTGATGATCATGAACTTGACATCTCGTGTACAACATGCGCGCACATGGATTCATAACTCGCTACAATATGACCAGGATCACGATGTGAGCACTTTTGAAACGACAATACGCATGCTCGGTGGTCTGCTCTCTGCTCATTATCTCTCTACGGAGTATTCCAACCTTGCCCCCATTCCCGACGACGACGTTGGTTCCCCAGGGGAGGATCTCTATATTGAAAAGGCAACCGACCTTGCGGAAAGACTACTTGGGGCTTTCGAATCGGAAACAGGTATTCCGTATGCCAGTGTGAACCTCAATACATCGACTGGTATCCCGTCGCATTCAGACCGCGGCGCCTCATCTACGGCTGAGGCCACCTCCGTACAACTGGAATTCAAGTACCTAGCCAAACTGACGGGCGAGGCTGAGTACTGGCGCGTTGTGGAGAAGGTAATGCAAGTGGTTGACGCCAATCAAGCCCCTGATGGCCTTCTCCCGATCTATATCTATCCAGATACGGGAACGTTCAGGGGAGCGAACATTCGCCTCGGTAGCAGAGGCGACTCTTATTATG AGTATCTTGTTAAGCAATACCTTCAGACGTCAGAAGAAATATACAAGGACATGTGGGACGAGGCCCTCGTCGGAATTCGCAAACACCTCATCACATTTTCCAAGAATGCCAAGTTGACTGTCCTGGGCGAGCGACAGGCCGGTCTTGACGGCCCTCTAACCCCGAAAATGGACCACCTCGCCTGCTTCCTTCCTGGAACAATTGCTCTCGGGGCTACAGAAGGAATCCCTCTCTCTGAAGCCAAAAAGTCCGCCGCATGGACTCGCCGTAAGGACGAAGAAATCCTCCTCGCCAAAGAACTCATGAAAACTTGCTGGGCAACCTATCTAGCCACCCGCACCGGCCTAGCCCCCGAAATTACCTACTTCGACATCGACACCCCGCACGTCTCCGAGCTAGACCGGTATCCCGACTCCACGCTCGCCGCAGGCAACGCGGACAAGAAGCCCGCGGACAAAGATCTACCGCTGAAATCCCAAGCGCTGTACCCTCTCGCAGACTCAAATTCAGACCCTAACTCCTGGCGTCGCGACATTATCATCCAGCCTCAGGATAGACATAATCTCCAGCGCCCGGAAACCATCGAATCCCTCTTCTACATGTACCGCATCACGGGAGACGAAACATACCGCCACTGGGGATGGGAAATGTTCAAGTCCTTTATCAAGCATACCGCCGTCGTCGAAAGGTCGTCTCATTATGAGACCGAGTCCGGAGACGCAACGGCATACCGCATTGTCGGCTtcacctccctctccaatgTGAACTCCGAGCCGCCTATGCAGCGCGATAATATGGAAAGCTTCTGGATGGCTGAGACGCTGAAGTATTTCTATCTGCTCTTTTCGGACCGCGACTTCATCTCGCTTGAGGAGAACGTATTTAATACCGAGGCTCATCCAATGCCCAGATTCAAGCCTACAGGGGAGTTGAGTACGGGCTGGGTCAGGAGTGCGAGGGTGCCTAAGTCTGTACCTGTATAA
- a CDS encoding M20 family metallopeptidase (transcript_id=CADANIAT00003313): MNLSILAALALVSFSTASTEQQSPLFSHADRSPKSIIDASPFLSLHRDLVSIPSVSGNESAVGEFLASFLESHNFNVIKQPVEGRTSRFNVFAYPSSAPSKPSILLTSHIDTVPPFIPYSVQYSDNERDIVISGRGCDDAKGSVAAQVVAALETLAENPSAPLALLFVVDEEVGGAGMRAFSFNTTLNPSPDSPSSLVDGYKTIIFGEPTDLALVSGHKGMLSFHVHVTGKSSHSGYPWLGESALSTILPALSVIDKLGDIPVEKGGLPSSEKYGRTTVNIGRVEAGVAGNVVPAAADADVTVRLAAGTPEEAMDIVLAAVANATGDNPHVVVKFAEGPNGGVGGYAPQDLDTDVPGFEITTVNYGTDVPNLKVYEENDVKRYLYGPGSIHVAHGDHESITVAQLEEAVKGYKKLITAALERIY; this comes from the coding sequence ATGAATCtttccatcctcgccgcGCTGGCCCTCGTCAGCTTCAGCACTGCATCCACAGAGCAACAATCCCCGCTCTTCTCGCATGCAGACCGCTCACCAAAATCCATCATTGACGCCTCacccttcctctccctccaccgAGACCTCGTCTCAATCCCCTCTGTTTCCGGTAACGAGTCCGCTGTTGGCGAATTCCTAGCGTCCTTCCTCGAATCTCACAATTTCAATGTAATAAAGCAGCCAGTCGAAGGGCGCACCTCTCGGTTCAACGTCTTCGCTTACCCGTCGTCTGCTCCATCCAAACCATCCATCCTTCTGACAAGCCACATCGATACTGTTCCCCCGTTCATCCCATACTCTGTACAATACAGTGATAATGAAAGAGATATTGTCATCAGTGGCCGGGGTTGTGACGACGCAAAAGGCAGCGTTGCTGCGCAGGTCGTCGCAGCTCTTGAAACGCTCGCTGAGAATCCCTCTGCGCCCTTAGCTCTCCTGTtcgttgttgatgaggaggtcgGTGGCGCAGGAATGCGCGCCTTCTCCTTTAACACAACCCTCAACCCATCCCCGGACTCGCCCTCATCCCTCGTTGATGGCTACAAGACGATCATTTTCGGCGAACCAACAGACCTTGCCCTTGTCTCTGGGCATAAAGGCATGCTATCATTCCACGTGCACGTCACTGGCAAGTCCTCGCACTCGGGATACCCGTGGCTGGGGGAAAGCGCTTTGAGCACTATCCTCCCTGCGCTTTCGGTCATCGATAAACTCGGCGATATTCCCGTTGAAAAGGGCGGGCTTCCTTCAAGCGAGAAATACGGCCGCACAACGGTGAACATCGGCCGGGTCGAAGCCGGTGTAGCGGGAAACGTTGTCCCCGCGGCAGCGGACGCGGATGTCACTGTTCGTCTTGCTGCAGGGACTCCAGAGGAGGCGATGGATATTGTGCTCGCGGCTGTTGCTAACGCAACGGGGGACAACCCCCATGTTGTTGTGAAATTTGCAGAGGGGCCGaatggtggtgttggtgggTATGCGCCTCAGGATCTCGATACGGACGTGCCTGGGTTCGAGATTACCACTGTGAATTACGGCACTGATGTGCCTAATCTGAAGGTCTATGAGGAGAATGATGTGAAGAGATATCTCTACGGACCAGGGAGTATTCATGTTGCCCATGGAGATCATGAATCGATTACGGTTGCGCAGTTGGAGGAGGCTGTTAAGGGATACAAAAAGTTGATCACAGCTGCATTGGAGCGGATTTACTGA
- a CDS encoding calcium-transporting ATPase (transcript_id=CADANIAT00003319), with amino-acid sequence MEQSYILAPAEVLKHFDVTERSGLSSAQVSHSRQKYGPNALAEEPPTPLWELVLEQFKDQLVLILLGSAAVSFVLALFEESDDWTVFVDPAVILTILILNAIVGVTQESSAEKAIAALQEYSANEAKVVRDGVVQRIKAEDLVPGDIVHVAVGDRVPADCRLLAIHSNSFRVDQAILTGESESVAKDTRAVSDRQAVKQDQTNILFSGTTVVNGNATAVVVLTGSSTAIGDIHESITSQISEPTPLKQKLNDFGDMLAKVITVICILVWVINIEHFNDPSHGGWAKGAIYYLKIAVSLGVAAIPEGLAVVITTCLALGTRKMAQKNAVVRSLPSVETLGSCSVICSDKTGTLTTNQMSVGKIVYLSQLGTGVEVIDVEGTTFAPEGSLSYNGQVVTNLAASSSTIRQMAEVMARCNAAAIAYDEKTGTFSCIGEPTEGALRVLVEKIGTDDAAMNDKLLSLPASQKLHVSSAYYESRLPLQATYEFSRDRKSMSVLVGTGSNRRLLVKGAPESILERCSYALLGPNGARVSLTKAHLDLLSSEVVEYASRGLRVIALASVDDVGANPLIHKASTSEEYAQLEQNMTLIGLVAMLDPPRVEVADSIKKCAEAGIRVIVITGDNQNTAESICREIGVFGKDEDLKGKSFTGREFDSLSHNEQLEAVKSASLFSRTEPSHKSKLVDLLQSLGHVVAMTGDGVNDAPALKKSDIGVAMGTGTDVAKLAADMVLVDDNFATITTAVEEGRSIYSNTQQFIRYLISSNIGEVVSIFLTAALGMPEALVPVQLLWVNLVTDGLPATALSFNPADHDVMRRPPRKRDEPLVGGWLLFRYLVIGTYVGAATVFGYVWWFLYNPEGPQISFWQLSHFHKCSTEFPEIGCEMFSNDMSRSASTVSLSILVVIEMLNAMNALSSSESLLTFGLWNNMMLVYAIILSMTLHFAILYIPFLQGLFAILPLDWTEWKAVLAISAPVVVIDEILKVVERRLYNTTVTAPVKENGAILKPKKA; translated from the exons ATGGAGCAATCTTATATTCTCGCGCCGGCGGAAGTGCTGAAGCATTTCGACGTCACTGAACGATCTGGTTTATCTAGCGCCCAGGTCTCTCACTCAAGACAGAAATATGGTCCAAATG CGCTCGCGGAAGAACCACCAACTCCTCTATGGGAGCTTGTGCTCGAACAGTTTAAGGACCAGCTCGTTCTTATACTTTTAGGCTCAGCAGCTGTTTCATTCGTACTGGCTCTTTTCGAAGAGAGTGACGACTGGACTGTCTTCGTCGACCCTGCGGTG ATCTTgaccatcctcatcctcaatgcGATTGTCGGCGTGACCCAGGAAAGCAGCGCTGAGAAGGCAATTGCCGCTCTGCAGGAATACTCCGCGAACGAGGCCAAAGTGGTCCGGGATGGTGTGGTTCAGCGCATCAAGGCGGAGGATCTGGTACCTGGAGATATCGTTCATGTTGCGGTTGGGGACCGAGTCCCCGCTGATTGCAGACTCCTCGCCATCCACAGCAACAGCTTTCGGGTAGACCAAGCTATCCTTACGGGCGAAAGCGAGAGTGTAGCCAAAGACACTCGTGCGGTCAGTGATAGGCAGGCTGTTAAGCAGGACCAAAccaacatcctcttctcggGTACCACCGTTGTTAATGGAAATGCCACAGCGGTGGTGGTTTTGACTGGTTCATCGACTGCGATTGGTGATATTCATGAAAGCATCACATCCCAGATTTCAGAGCCGACGCCGCTAAAGCAGAAGTTGAACGACTTCGGTGATATGCTGGCCAAAGTCATTACGGTGATCTGCATTCTGGTTTGGGTCATCAATATCGAACACTTCAACGACCCTTCTCATGGCGGTTGGGCCAAAGGCGCCATCTATTACCTCAAGATCGCAGTCTCCCTTGGAGTGGCCGCTATCCCGGAGGGGTTGgccgtcgtcatcaccaCCTGTCTCGCTCTTGGGACTCGTAAAATGGCCCAGAAAAATGCCGTGGTCCGCTCGTTGCCTTCTGTTGAAACTCTCGGAAGCTGCAGTGTGATTTGCTCTGATAAGACGGGGACTCTCACCACCAATCAGATGAGTGTCGGAAAGATCGTCTACTTGAGCCAGTTGGGAACCGGCGTTGAGGTCATCGATGTTGAAGGCACAACTTTTGCGCCTGAAGGCAGCCTTTCATACAACGGCCAGGTCGTTACGAACCTGGcggcctcttcttcgaccatACGACAGATGGCTGAGGTTATGGCTCGTTGCAACGCTGCTGCGATCGCCTATGATGAGAAGACTGGTACATTCTCGTGCATTGGCGAGCCCACCGAGGGAGCCTTACGTgtcctcgtcgagaagattGGCACTGACGATGCTGCTATGAATGATAAGCTTCTCAGCTTGCCCGCTTCGCAAAAGCTTCACGTTTCAAGCGCCTATTATGAATCTCGTCTGCCTCTGCAGGCTACTTATGAGTTTTCCCGGGACCGAAAAAGCATGTCCGTTTTGGTAGGTACTGGAAGTAACCGGAGACTTCTTGTCAAAGGTGCTCCTGAATCTATCCTCGAGCGTTGCTCTTACGCCCTCCTTGGTCCGAACGGTGCCCGCGTGTCCCTGACTAAAGCCCACCTTGATCTTTTGTCGTCTGAGGTCGTGGAATACGCAAGCCGTGGTCTTCGTGTGATCGCCCTGGCAAGCGTCGATGACGTCGGCGCGAACCCCCTTATTCACAAGGCTAGCACGTCTGAAGAGTACGCGCAGCTAGAACAGAACATGACCCTCATTGGCCTTGTCGCCATGCTTGACCCGCCTCGCGTGGAGGTTGCCGATTCAATCAAGAAATGTGCAGAAGCCGGTATCCGTGTGATTGTCATTACTGGTGATAACCAGAACACCGCAGAGTCCATTTGTCGTGAGATTGGTGTTTTTGGCAAAGACGAAGATCTTAAAGGCAAGAGTTTTACTGGGAGGGAGTTCGACAGCCTCTCTCATAATGAACAACTCGAGGCCGTCAAGAGCGCATCGCTTTTTTCACGTACTGAGCCCTCTCACAAATCTAAGCTCGTTGATCTCTTGCAATCTCTTGGCCATGTGGTCGCGATGACTGGCGATGGCGTTAACGATGCCCCTGCTCTGAAGAAGTCCGATATTGGTGTCGCCATGGGTACTGGCACTGACGTGGCAAAGCTCGCGGCTGATATGGTTCTTGTGGATGACAACTTTGCAACTATCACCACTGCCGTTGAAGAGGGACGATCGATCTACAGCAATACCCAGCAATTCATTCGATACCTTATCTCGTCCAACATCGGTGAGGTTGTGTCTATCTTCCTGACTGCCGCTCTCGGTATGCCTGAAGCTCTTGTCCCTGTGCAGCTTCTATGGGTCAACCTGGTGACCGATGGCTTGCCTGCCACTGCCCTGTCATTCAATCCCGCCGACCATGATGTGATGCGACGACCCCCGAGAAAGCGCGATGAGCCGCTTGTTGGCGGCTGGCTGCTCTTTAGATATCTAGTGATCGGTACCTATGTCGGTGCAGCTACGGTATTTGGCTACGTCTGGTGGTTCCTCTACAACCCAGAAGGCCCTCAAATTTCTTTCTGGCAATTG TCTCACTTCCATAAATGTTCCACCGAGTTCCCAGAGATTGGCTGTGAAATGTTCTCGAATGATATGTCGCGCTCTGCATCCACGGTCTCGCTATCGATTCTTGTTGTGATCGAGATGCTGAACGCGATGAACGCCCTCTCGTCCAGCGAATCGCTCCTCACGTTTGGTCTCTGGAATAATATGATGCTCGTCTATGCCATCATTCTCTCGATGACTCTTCACTTTGCGATTCTATATATCCCCTTCTTGCAAGGACTCTTCGCAATCCTTCCTCTGGACTGGACAGAATGGAAAGCCGTCCTGGCAATCAGTGCCCCTGTCGT CGTCATCGATGAAATTCTGAAGGTAGTAGAGCGTCGCTTGTATAACACTACCGTGACGGCTCCTGTGAAGGAGAACGGAGCCATATTAAAGCCGAAGAAGGCATAG
- the aspf22 gene encoding enolase acuN (transcript_id=CADANIAT00003316), with product MPISKIHARSVYDSRGNPTVEVDVVTETGLHRAIVPSGASTGQHEAHELRDGDKSKWLGKGVLTAVKNVNETIGPAVIKENLDVKEQSKIDEFLNKLDGTPNKSNLGANAILGVSLAIAKAGAAEKGVPLYAHISDLAGTKKPYVLPVPFQNVLNGGSHAGGRLAFQEFMIVPDTASSFSEGLRQGAEVYHKLKALAKKKYGQSAGNVGDEGGVAPDIQTAEEALDLITEAIEQAGYTGKIHIAMDVASSEFYKPEEKKYDLDFKNPDSDPSKWLTYEQLADLYKSLAAKYPIVSIEDPFAEDDWEAWSYFYKTSDFQIVGDDLTVTNPLRIKKAIELKSCNALLLKVNQIGTLTESIQAAKDSYADGWGVMVSHRSGETEDVTIADISVGLRSGQIKTGAPARSERLAKLNQILRIEEELGENAVYAGQNFRKSVNL from the exons ATGCCTATCTCCAAGATCCACGCCCGCTCAGTCTACGACTCTCGTGGTAACCCCACCGTTGAGGTGGACGTTGTCACCGAGACCGGTCTTCACCGTGCTATTGTTCCTTCTGGAGCTTCTACCG GTCAGCACGAGGCTCACGAGCTCCGTGATGGCGACAAGTCCAAGTGGCTCGGAAAGG GTGTTCTAACTGCCGTCAAGAACGTTAATGAGACCATTGGCCCCGCCGTCATTAAGGAGAACCTCGACGTCAAGGAGCAGTCCAAGATTGACGAGTTCCTCAACAAGCTTGACGGAACTCCCAACAAGAGCAACCTTGGTGCCAACGCCATCCTCGGTGTCAGTCTGGCTATCGCCAAGGCTGGTGCCGCTGAGAAGGGTGTCCCTCTTTACGCTCACATCTCCGACTTGGCTGGAACAAAGAAGCCCTACGTCCTCCCCGTCCCCTTCCAGAACGTCCTCAACGGTGGTTCCCACGCCGGTGGTCGCCTGGCTTTCCAGGAGTTCATGATTGTTCCTGA CactgcttcctctttctccgaGGGTCTCCGCCAGGGTGCTGAGGTTTACCACAAGCTCAAGGCTCTTGCTAAGAAGAAGTACGGCCAGTCTGCTGGCAACGTCGGTGACGAGGGCGGTGTTGCTCCCGATATCCAGaccgctgaagaagctctcGACCTCATCACCGAAGCCATTGAGCAGGCCGGCTACACCGGCAAGATTCACATTGCCATGGACGTTGCCTCCAGCGAGTTCTACAAgcccgaggagaagaaatACGACCTCGACTTCAAGAACCCCGACAGCGACCCCTCCAAGTGGCTCACATACGAACAGCTTGCCGACCTCTACAAGTCCCTTGCTGCCAAGTACCCCATTGTCAGTATTGAGGACCCTTTCGCTGAGGACGACTGGGAGGCCTGGAGCTACTTCTACAAGACCTCTGACTTCCAGATTGTCGG TGATGACCTGACTGTCACCAACCCTCTCCGTATCAAGAAGGCCATTGAGCTCAAGTCCTGCAacgctctccttctcaaggtcAACCAGATTGGTACCCTGACTGAGTCTATTCAGGCCGCCAAGGACTCCTACGCCGATGGCTGGGGTGTCATGGTCTCTCACCGTTCCGGTGAGACTGAGGATGTCACCATTGCCGACATCTCTGTCGGTCTCCGCTCCGGACAGATCAAGACTGGTGCTCCTGCCCGGTCGGAGCGTCTAGCCAAACTGAACCAGATCCTCCGtattgaggaggagctcggcgagaacGCCGTCTACGCCGGCCAGAACTTCCGCAAGTCTGTTAACCTGTAA
- a CDS encoding 14-3-3 adaptor artA-like protein (transcript_id=CADANIAT00003318), translating to MTSERENKTFLARLCEQAERYDEMVTYMKEVANIGGELTVDERNLLSVAYKNVVGTRRASWRIISSIEQKEESKGSEQHVSIIREYRQKIETELEKVCQDVLDVLDESLIPKAETGESKVFYYKMKGDYHRYLAEFASGNKRKLAATAAHEAYKNATDVAQTELTPTHPIRLGLALNFSVFYYEILNSPDRACHLAKQAFDDAIAELDSLSEESYRDSTLIMQLLRDNLTLWTSSDGNEPENVSAPKEEKPEEDAAAPEEKPEEAKAPES from the exons ATGACTTCTGAG CGTGAGAA caaaACAttcctcgcccgcctctGCGAGCAGGCCGAGCGTTACGATG AGATGGTCACGTATATGAAG GAAGTCGCCAAC ATTGGCGGCGAACTTACCGTTGACGAGCGTAACCTTCTCTCTGTCGCCTACAAGAACGTCGTCGGTACTCGACGTGCCTCGTGGCGTATCATCTCCTCCATTGAACAGAAGGAGGAATCTAAGGGCTCTGAGCAGCACGTCAGCATTATCCGCGAGTACCGTCAAAAGATCGAGAccgagcttgagaaggtctGCCAAGACGTTCTCGATGTACTGGACGAGTCCCTCATCCCTAAGGCTGAGACAGGCGAGTCTAAGGTGTTCTACTACAAGAT GAAGGGTGACTACCACCGCTACCTTGCTGAATTCGCGTCTGgcaacaagcgcaagcttGCCGCCACCGCTGCCCACGAGGCTTACAAG AACGCAACCGACGTTGCTCAGACTGAGCTTACCCCCACGCACCCCATCCGCCTGGGACTTGCCCTGAACTTCTCCGTGTTTTACTACGAGATCCTGAACTCCCCTGACCGTGCCTGCCACCTTGCCAAGCAGGCTTTCGATGACGCTATTGCGGAGCTGGACTCACTTTCCGAGGAAAGCTACCGTGATAGCACTCTCATCATGCAGTTGCTGCGTGATAACCTTACTCTGTGGACTTCGTCCGACGGCAACGAACCCGAGAACGTGTCTGCCcccaaggaggagaagcctGAGGAGGACGCTGCTGCTCCCGAGGAGAAGCCCGAGGAAGCCAAGGCTCCCGAGTCGTAA